A stretch of DNA from Gasterosteus aculeatus chromosome 7, fGasAcu3.hap1.1, whole genome shotgun sequence:
TAGTGACTCATCAGGAGCACTGTTTTACATCCCTGTTAGTGCACGGACGAGGATGCTACACCTTTCCTCTCTTTGTCTTAgtcagttacacacacacacacacacgcctctgaGTCCTTACTGCTCTGAGGCAGGACGTTGCAACATAGTAGATGGTCGTTCCAGCTCTTGTGCCAGCAGGCGCGAGGAAGTTGTAGTGTTCAAAGTGAGTGAACGGTTGATGGAGTCAATGCAGTGAATCCGAGAGGAACagtgaaccaaaaaaaaatatccTGCAGAATAGAATGATAATTCAGACCTTTTTCTGGGTTTAATTTGGACATTTTTTGTTCGCTTTTTGTCCATAATTAAAGCATTCTGGAGTTAAAAACCCATGGCAGCACGGTTCATTTAGACATTTGTGTTACAACTGATCATGTTCCTCGACACCTTCTTTGGTTTATAGTCCTTTATTTGTTCAATACAGCTGCTGACTTAAGGgattgatatatatattaacatATTTAAGGTAGTCACAAATGTGTATAAGCGGTTGTGCGTGGTGGCCACCAACAATTCAACAATACCAAAAGCTGCTTCAATTGATGTCATCTACTGACAGTTTTACTTAATGACCTCCTAATGAAAGCTGCAGCCCGAACAATCCCCTCAAATTGGGTTCGCTATACATGTGAGATCACTGTCTGCAAGGCGCTTACTGATATACACTGTATTATTCTTAAGCATAGTTTGGATGTCATTGGTTTATGGCTAAAGGAAACGTGATATCCAATTAAACTGGTTTGAGTCGCTTATGTTGAAACCCGTTCTGTTAACTATGAATTGCGTTGTCCTCGAGATGCTGGTGCTGATGTCACCACTCGCCCTCTTGGATCCTCCCACAGCAGCAACAGGACTTAATGAAAACCGTATGAGTCACTTTAATAAACCAATTTTTTCTAGATGCTTGGAGTAAACTAGACGTTAATCCACGGCCTCTAAATAATTCTGTGCAGATTCAGCCTTTTTGTGACAATAAACTGCAATCCCTGAAAACGCGCAAAACACTTTCGAAGCTTTATAAGgtaaaaaggggggaaaatgtGTCTTCTTTAATAACCAAAGGCTGCGAGGTGCTGCGGTGACTCCTGAACAGATCCAGAAGGTGCTGAACGGCATTGATCGGTCCCAGTCTGCTCAACACGGGCTGCCGTCTGGGGAGGCATTCATCCATATCTCCTGTATGATCATCTCCCTGCGCTCGATCCTCTCCGCCAGTTCCGCTGCCTCGCTCACATAAGTCACTTCCTCCCAGCCGCGTGTCTGCCTCCTTTCCCCGGCTGAGATCAAAGAGCTTCCGGTTCGCTCTCCGACATCgtcctcatcttcttcatcgtcgtcgtcatcatcatcatccccaccaTCACTGTCGTCCTCCTCCCGGCGGTCCGCGGCCAGCCTGCGAGAAGCGGCTGCCGGCCCGTCATCTCCGGCCTGGCGGCCTCCGCAGGTCACTCGGACCGACACGGCGAGCAGTGTGAGCATTAGACCGACGCACACACTGGAGGTGAACAGCAGGGCAGCCATTTCTGGATGCTCTGCGTAGGACATGAGAAGAAGGCGAGAGATGTGTAAACATGGTTAGGATGCACATTTATGGCGAGGCGTGTTCACCTTTGACGTAGGCGTAGGTCAGGAGGGAGCTGCTCATCACTGCTCCCGAGTTGTAGGGCCTTCTCGAACCTTTGGGGAACGACCCGTCCGGATCTCCAGGAAGAGCTGCGGGAATGATACGAATCGCGATGTCGGTTAAAGGGTACAGAAAAACCTTCCAACAGGTGGCGTTACCTTACGTTACCTTTCTCTGTGTCCACAGGAGGAGATGAAGTGGAGGCGAATAGGTCCGGGTCTGCCTCCCTTAGCAGCGACTGGGGTACTACTGGAAGGAAGACAGAAGGGACAGTCTTTATGTCGATGTGGACCGATCCGCACGGATTCTGTGATTGTGTGCTGTACAAACTAGAGTAGACGCTTCCTCGGTGTAACTTCCGACTGACTGTTTGTGACTGACTGTTTCAATGTATTCGGTCCAGTTGTGCCGCTAACTGTTTCGACGAGGTTAACgcacattgtttttttggagGGCGCCAACGGAGCCGCTCCGAAGCAATTCTGCCTACCAGGCCGACGTCACATCTCCAAACTTTGATACATGAACAATGTTGCTGCACGACCTCACTGGCATCCGTGCCAATCGCAGGAAGTTTACCAGGATGCCAGCCTCGACCTGCACGGTATCGCCCGCTACTGTGATGTTGGGTGTGACGCGACGAGAAGGGCTGAAGGCTGAGATCGGCAGATAAGGATCCACAATAGGAAACTACGAAGGTTCTGCGGCAGAACTGACACATAAGGATTTAGgccaaaagacaaaaacaaaccaagtTGTTATTAGAATAACGTGACGAAAGCCTGTTCCTAATTTAAGGGCTCTTAATTTGTCAACAGGCTAGCGGTGAAGTATCTTGCAAATGAAGAAGCAAGAAAGGATCCTACCACAAGAATAGAGCACACTGAGGTACTTCCTGGTTCCTGGAAAACAGGGATCTCTGAAGGTCTGGTTGCCGATGGCAACGGCACACTTCTGTTTGCCGTAGCAGGACTCGGACACCACGTGCACAGCCTCGTGGTTCAGACACTCTATAGGGAGGAGCAAGACGGACTCAGAGAGCTCTCATTCAATGAGGAAcacagagtgagtgtgtgtgtgtgtgtgtgtgtgtgtgtgtgtgtgtgtgtgcacgctcttTCTCACTGACGTGTACTTCAGCTGCAGGAATTGAACCACTGATCTGATGCGAATATCTGCTGAAATATCTGCTGTGACATAAAAGCTCATGCGTGGGTTTCCCTTTTAATCAAGGccacatttcccataatgcctAGTTGCCTTTAAGTGAACCGCCGGCTACAGGTGTTTTTAAACCTAACTCGGAACGGCGTTGGTGGTAAAGTACAGAACTTTGTAAATGATAGAATGAAAGACAGCTGAAATCCTGAAATAGCCAGGAGGAATCGGTAacgcaaaatattttttttgcagttttgagAAAACTAATGCAAAAGATTAAGATTTGAATCATTTGATTGCTGTTTCGGTCTAAACTGTCAAGAGTTGTAATAATGTTACGTCCCCCCCCCGTGTAAAACAGAAGAACTTCTCAGAGGAATAATCCGTTTGTTAGCACAGCGCGAGAATCCTGAATATCCCGGAACTCACCGAATGGGGGTAGTGGTCTCGTCAGGTGTGAGGGGCAGGTGGGAGTCTGGCCCAGACTTCTCCCATAGACAGCTGCGTAGATGTTCAGAAGCTTGGGGGGCTTACAGCGCAGGGTCatcgtctccccctcacacaccACATGCCTTTTGTGTTcagctggggggaggggaggggtggggggggcacacaaTTAGGATGAAGACATGTAGCCGTGTCATTAACGCGATGAAAGAATGGTACCGGGACACACTTGGTTTACACTTGTAGTCCACGTGGAGGTATTTGGGGGTGCCGGGACAGGGGTCCTTCCCAAACAGTAGGTGGTTAACGGGCAGCTGGCAATCTCTGTGGCTCTGACACTCCGACAGCAGCTTCTGCGCGGGCAGAGCGCATTAAGCAGTGCCTCTTATAAATCTACAATCATTAAACAGTCAGGAATATTTTGGTGGGTGTGTTCCCCCAAAAAACTGAAGCACATATGGGtgtaggaaagaaaaaaaaaaaacctggccAATGAATCAGCGAACACTGGCGAACACCCCAACCAAACACATGTGACCCAGTGAGAGTGAAAGGAAAAGAGGTGTACGGCCCACGCTGTAAAACGCACCTGTAGGGCAGTAAAAGCGGAGCAGCTGCGGTTGTGGGCCCCGAGCGGAGGGTCCGGGTCGGACGGGCACGGCGCCGCTGCGCCGCTCCCGTAGAAGGCGGACTGGACGGAGATGGTGGAGTGACGCGGGCAGTGGAGTCGCAGGGGCTGTCCGTCACACGCCTGAGCAGAGTGACTGGTGATGATGCGGGACAGATAGTCTGTGACACAAAAGGGCCCCGGGGTTGGACTGGGAGGTGAGGGGACACGTACAAATGACTCGAGGCGATTTTACGAGTTTAAGCTTTCTAAATTTTTTCTAGATTTCTAAACCCGTGGAAACGGTGGCTTAAAGAACTCGGAGGCTCTGGTGAAAGTTTCCTATAGTTTTTTTctcagaataaaaaacattatgAGGAAGCCGGCCATAGGAATTGGAGCTGTGGGGTTTGAAAGACGCCATCGAGGTACATTACAGGAAATTTAGGGGCCAacaatttttttggggggggcctCCCAAAAGACTGAACCTTATGTAATTTTCACCATTGATTTATTCGATCTGGCTCTTGTGAGCCCCCAGACTTCCAGATTGGAGGTGCAATGCGAGATCACCAGAGTACCCTTTAAAATTTAGTTCATCACATAAAGGACAAACAACCTTGGGGTTTGTGCGCTTGTAGGGGTCCCGCCGGTACTGGTTACTTACAGGGGTCTTACATTTGAAGCAACTTAATACCATGTTCAAACTAGATAATTTACTAGGAGCAGGCTAGCGCAacattttatatacacacacaatctaTGATATGATGACGTTCATAACAATAGTATTTCCTGGGTGTCTTTCCGGAGGGAGGTGAGGTCACCTGTGTCCTGGCGACTCTGTTGCTGGATTTAGCCATTTCTTAGTTACTGCTGCTGGTGTCTTTAGAAAAGAGTTGACAACCCTTGGATGAtcctttttatattttcatttttttaaactgatgtGCTCTTGCAAATTTGTCAAAAGACTACCACCCCCTGCCTTTGAGGTCGTTGTTTCAATCGGCTTTCGGATCAGCGTGTTTGGCCTCACTCGGGTTCTGTTAGTGGTCTCATGTTGCTCTGAAGAAAACCCACCAAAGTGCCGACTGCCAGATCTCCTTCCTGGATGGCAAACCCTGCCAGCTGGCGTTCAGCCTGACATGACCCACCTTTCGTAGGATGGTGTGCAGATGCGCCAAAGTTACCTCTGATTCAGAGTCCCTTATCCTTGAGGTGTTTATGTCACATTTCACTCGTGGAAAAGGACTCTTGTATAAGAACGGATTCAATTAAATGTTATAAAGAAAACACACGTTCGAGACTA
This window harbors:
- the eva1c gene encoding protein eva-1 homolog C isoform X1, with product MSCTRPFHGADFSHSLFYLTLLLWTRRMSGLADFSNYLSRIITSHSAQACDGQPLRLHCPRHSTISVQSAFYGSGAAAPCPSDPDPPLGAHNRSCSAFTALQKLLSECQSHRDCQLPVNHLLFGKDPCPGTPKYLHVDYKCKPTEHKRHVVCEGETMTLRCKPPKLLNIYAAVYGRSLGQTPTCPSHLTRPLPPFECLNHEAVHVVSESCYGKQKCAVAIGNQTFRDPCFPGTRKYLSVLYSCVVPQSLLREADPDLFASTSSPPVDTEKALPGDPDGSFPKGSRRPYNSGAVMSSSLLTYAYVKEHPEMAALLFTSSVCVGLMLTLLAVSVRVTCGGRQAGDDGPAAASRRLAADRREEDDSDGGDDDDDDDDEEDEDDVGERTGSSLISAGERRQTRGWEEVTYVSEAAELAERIERREMIIQEIWMNASPDGSPC
- the eva1c gene encoding protein eva-1 homolog C isoform X2, with translation MSCTRPFHGADFSHSLFYLTLLLWTRRMSGLADFSNYLSRIITSHSAQACDGQPLRLHCPRHSTISVQSAFYGSGAAAPCPSDPDPPLGAHNRSCSAFTALQKLLSECQSHRDCQLPVNHLLFGKDPCPGTPKYLHVDYKCKPTEHKRHVVCEGETMTLRCKPPKLLNIYAAVYGRSLGQTPTCPSHLTRPLPPFECLNHEAVHVVSESCYGKQKCAVAIGNQTFRDPCFPGTRKYLSVLYSCVPQSLLREADPDLFASTSSPPVDTEKALPGDPDGSFPKGSRRPYNSGAVMSSSLLTYAYVKEHPEMAALLFTSSVCVGLMLTLLAVSVRVTCGGRQAGDDGPAAASRRLAADRREEDDSDGGDDDDDDDDEEDEDDVGERTGSSLISAGERRQTRGWEEVTYVSEAAELAERIERREMIIQEIWMNASPDGSPC